The following are from one region of the Prionailurus bengalensis isolate Pbe53 chromosome A2, Fcat_Pben_1.1_paternal_pri, whole genome shotgun sequence genome:
- the STAB1 gene encoding stabilin-1 isoform X6, with protein sequence MAGPRGLLLLCLLAFCLAGSSFTRGQKVRSRRCDVKTKFVMRIPCTMCPAIKRRMCPPGWLRELPEKISQDCRYEVQLGDSLMSMSGCSMECWKDVVEKACCPGYWGSQCYECPGGAETPCNGRGTCLDGIDGNGTCVCQENFSGSSCQECQDPSRFGPNCQSVCSCVHGVCSHGPLGDGSCLCFAGYTGARCDQELPVCQALNCPQNSQCSAEAPACSCLPGHTQQGRECRAPNPCQPSPCSPLAQCSVSPTGQAQCRCPKDYHGDGTVCLPHDPCTINHGGCPINSTVCLYLRSGKASCQCKPGLVSINHNASAGCFAYCFPHSCDRSATCQVTSDGKTSCVCKEGEVGDGRACYGHLLHEIQKASQLGVVFLRLRVTLAMLDQGCREILTTSGPFTVLVPSLSSVFSRTMNASVARQLCKQHIIAGQHILEELGTQQTRRWWTLDGQELTVTFNHFMKYTYKYKEHPQQTFTIQKANYPAANGVFHLVTALQWQPPPELPEDPKRTIGQILASTEAFSRFETILENCGLPSILDGPGPFTVFVPSNEAVDMLRDGRLIYLFTAGLSKLQELVKYHIYSHGQLTIEKLISKGRVLTMANQVLAVNISEEGRILLGPEGVPLRRVDVLAANGVIHMLEGVLLPPTILPILPKHCNEEQYKIVAGSCVDCQALNTSMCPPNSMKLDIFPKECVYTHDPTGLNVLKKGCAHYCNQTILKPGCCKGFFGPDCIQCPGGFSNPCYGKGTCSDGVRGNGACLCFPDYKGIACHICSNPNKHGDQCQEDCGCVHGLCDNRPGSGGVCQRGTCAPGFSGHFCNESSVNCGPTERAQSCHLHARCVSQGGVTRCVCLDGFEGDGFSCTPSNPCSHPDRGGCSENAECVPGALGNHHCTCHKGWSGDGRVCVAIDECELDVRGGCHADALCSYVGPGQSRCTCKLGFAGDGYVCSPIDPCRAGNGGCHDLAICQAVGGGQRVCTCPSGYGGDGFNCYGDIFRELEANAHFSVFYQWIKSAGITLPTDSRVTALVPSESAIRRLSPEDQAFWLQPRMLPHLVRAHFLQGALSEEELARLAGQDVATLSPTTRWEIHNISGRVWVQNASVDVADLLATNGVLHVLSQVLLPPRGDALHGQGLLQQLDSVPAFHLFRELLQHHSLVPQIEAATAYTIFVPTNRSLEAQGNSSILDADTVRHHVILGEALSTESLQKGGHRNSLLGPAHWLVFYNHSGQPEVNHMPLEGPVLEAPGRSLFGLSGVLTVGSSRCLHSHAESLREKCINCTRKFRCTQGFQLENTPRKSCVYRSGYSFSRGCSYTCAKKIQVPDCCPGFFGTLCEPCPGGLGGVCSGHGQCQDRLLGSGECHCHEGFHGTACEMCELGRYGPTCAGVCNCAHGLCQEGLQGDGSCVCHAGWQGPRCDQKISGPQCPKKCDPNANCVQDLATAPACVCAAGYSGDGVHCSEVDPCARDHGGCSPHANCTKVAPGQRTCTCQDGYTGDGELCQEVNSCLIHHGGCHMHAECIPTGPQQVSCSCREGYSGDGIRTCELLDPCSQSNGGCSPYAVCKSTGDGQRTCTCDAAHTVGDGFTCRARVGLELLRDRHASFFSLHLLEYKELKGDGPFTVFVPRADLMSNLSQDELARIRAHRQLVFRYHVVGCRQLRSQELLDEGYVTTLSGHTLRIHEREGSIYLNDFARVVSSDHEAVNGVLHFIDRVLLPPDVLYWKPDVAPILRRNVTAAAESFGYKIFSGLVKVAGLLPLLQDAAHRPLTMLWPTDSALQALPPDRQAWLYHEDHRDKLAAILRGHVIRNIEALASDLPNLGPLRTMHGTPISFSCSRVRPGELTVGEEDARIMQRHLPFEGGLAYGIDQLLEPPGLGARCDRFETRPLRLKICSICGLEPPCPEGSREQGSPETCWRYYSKFWTSPPLHSLALRSIWARSSLWGQPQGLGRGCHRNCVTTTWKPSCCPGHYGSECRACPGGASSPCGGHGVCMDGMSGSGQCQCHSRFTGTACELCASGAFGPQCQACRCTSHGRCDEGLGGSGSCFCDEGWTGPSCEVQLKLQPVCAPPCAPEAVCRAGNSCECGLGYEGDGRSCTVADLCRDGHGGCSEHATCSQAGTVVTCTCLPAYEGDGWSCRARDPCADGHRGGCSEHADCLNTGPNTRRCVCHAGYVGDGLQCLEEPEPPVDRCLGQPPPCHVDAVCTDLHFQEKQAGVFHLQAPSGPYGLNFSEAEAACGAQGAVLASLPQLSAAQKLGFHLCRVGWLANGSAAHPVVFPAADCGGGQVGVISLGLRKNHSERWDTYCYREQDVACRCRQGFVGDGTSICNGKLLDVLAATANFSTFYGMLLGYANATPRGLDFLDFLDDELTYKTLFVPVNEGFVDNMTLSGPDLELHASNTTFLSTNASQDTVLPAHSGLSLFFSAVGPDNSSWAPVAPGAVVVSHVVVWDIMAFNGIIHALARPLLAPLQPQAAVAPEGPPVVAGVGAVVAAGALLGLVAGAFYLRARGQATGFGFSTFQAEDDAEDDFSSWQEGTSPTLVSVPNPVFGSPDAFCEPFDDSLLEEDFPDTQRILTVK encoded by the exons ATGGCAGGGCCCCGGGGCCTCCTCCTGCTCTGCCTCCTGGCCTTCTGCCTAGCAGGCTCCAGCTTCACCAGGGGGCAGAAG GTGCGGTCCAGACGCTGCGATGTGAAGACCAAGTTTGTCATGCGCATACCCTGCACCATGTGCCCTGCCATTAAGAGGCGGATGTGCCCCCCAGGCTGGCTTCGGGAGTTACCAGAGAAGATCTCACAGGACTGCCG CTACGAGGTGCAGCTGGGGGACTCTTTGATGTCTATGAGCGGCTGCAGCATGGAGTGCTGGAAGGACGTGGTGGAGAAGGCCTGCTGCCCCGGCTACTGGGGATCCCAGTGTTATG AGTGTCCTGGAGGTGCTGAGACTCCGTGTAACGGCCGTGGGACCTGCCTGGATGGCATAGACGGGAATGGGACCTGTGTGTGCCAG GAAAACTTCAGTGGCTCCTCCTGCCAGGAGTGCCAAGACCCCAGCCGATTTGGGCCCAACTGCCAGTCAG TGTGCAGCTGCGTGCATGGCGTGTGCAGCCATGGGCCACTTGGAGATGGAAGCTGCCTGTGTTTTGCTGGATACACTGGAGCCCGCTGTGACCAAG AGCTGCCAGTCTGCCAGGCCCTGAATTGTCCCCAGAACTCCCAGTGCTCTGCAGAGGCCCCTGCCTGCAGCTGCCTCCCGGGCCACACCCAGCAGGGCAGAGAATGTAGAG CCCCTAATCCCTGCCAGCCATCGCCCTGTTCCCCACTGGCCCAGTGCTCGGTGAGCCCCACGGGGCAGGCACAGTGTCGCTGCCCCAAGGACTACCACGGTGACGGGACGGTGTGTCTGCCCCATGACCCGTGCACCATCAACCATGGTGGCTGCCCCATCAACTCCACCGTGTGTCTGTACCTGAGATCAGGCAAG GCCTCCTGCCAGTGTAAGCCAGGCTTGGTCAGCATCAATCACAATGCCTCTGCGGGCTGCTTTGCCTACTGTTTCCCTCATTCCTGCGACCGGTCAGCCACCTGTCAGGTGACCTCCGATGGGAAGACCAG CTGTGTGTGCAAGGAGGGCGAGGTAGGGGATGGGCGTGCCTGCTATGGACACCTGCTCCATGAGATACAGAAGGCCAGCCAACTGGGTGTGGTATTCCTGCGGCTGAGAGTCACCCTGGCCATGTTGG ACCAGGGCTGCCGTGAGATACTCACCACATCGGGCCCATTTACCGTGCTGGTACCGTCCCTCTCGTCTGTCTTCTCCAGGACCATGAAC GCGTCCGTTGCCCGGCAGCTCTGCAAACAGCACATCATAGCGGGACAGCACATCCTGGAGGAATTGGGGACCCAGCAGACACGCAGGTGGTGGACACTGGATGGGCAGGAGCTCACCGTCACTTTCAACCACTTCATG AAGTACACATACAAGTACAAAGAGCACCCCCAGCAAACATTCACCATCCAAAAGGCCAACTACCCGGCAGCCAATGGTGTCTTCCACTTGGTCACTGCTCTACAGTGGCAGCCCCCACCAGAGCTCCCTGAGGACCCCAAG AGAACCATCGGCCAGATCCTTGCCTCTACTGAGGCCTTCAGCCGGTTTGAAACCATCCTGGAG AACTGTGGGCTACCCTCCATCCTGGATGGGCCTGGGCCATTCACAGTGTTTGTCCCAAGCAACGAGGCTGTGGACATGTTGCGTGATGGCCGTCTGATCTACCTCTTCACAGCA GGTCTGTCCAAACTACAGGAGCTGGTGAAGTACCACATCTACAGCCATGGGCAG CTGACCATTGAGAAGCTCATCTCCAAGGGTCGGGTCCTCACCATGGCAAACCAGGTCCTGGCTGTGAATATCTCTGAGGAG GGGCGCATCCTGCTGGGACCCGAGGGGGTGCCACTACGGAGAGTGGACGTGCTGGCTGCCAATGGCGTGATCCACATGCTGGAGGGTGTCCTGCTGCCCCCGACCATCCTGCCCATCCTGCCTAAGCACTGCAACGAGGAGCAGTACAAGATCGTGGCG GGCTCCTGTGTGGACTGCCAAGCCCTGAACACCAGCATGTGCCCCCCCAACAGCATGAAGCTG GACATCTTCCCCAAGGAGTGTGTCTACACCCATGACCCTACTGGGCTCAACGTCCTGAAGAAAGGCTGCGCTCACTACTGCAACCAGACTATCCTG AAACCTGGCTGTTGCAAAGGGTTTTTTGGGCCTGACTGTATACAGTGTCCTGGGGGCTTCTCCAACCCCTGCTATGGCAAAGGCACC TGCAGCGACGGGGTCCGGGGCAACGGGGCCTGCCTCTGCTTCCCAGACTACAAAGGCATCGCCTGCCACATCTGCTCTAACCCAAACAAGCATGGAGACCAGTGCCAGGAAG ACTGTGGCTGCGTCCACGGTCTCTGTGACAACCGTCCAGGCAGTGGGGGTGTGTGCCAGCGTGGCACGTGTGCCCCAGGCTTCAGCGGCCACTTCTGCAATGAGTCCTCTGTGAACTGTGGGCCCACGGAACGGGCCCAGAGCTGCCACCTGCACGCCCGCTGTGTTAGCCAGGGAGGCGTTACCAG GTGTGTCTGTCTTGATGGCTTCGAGGGTGATGGCTTCTCCTGTACACCCAGCAACCCCTGCTCCCACCCAGACCGTGGTGGCTGCTCAGAAAAT GCTGAGTGtgtccctggggccctgggcaaCCACCACTGCACGTGCCACAAAGGCTGGAGCGGGGACGGCCGTGTCTGTGTGGCCATCGACGAGTGTGAGCTGGATGTGAGAGGTGGTTGTCACGCCGACGCCCTCTGCAGCTACGTGGGACCTGGGCAG AGCCGGTGCACCTGCAAGCTGGGATTCGCAGGGGATGGCTATGTGTGCAGTCCTATTGACCCCTGCCGGGCAGGCAACGGTGGCTGCCATGACCTG GCCATCTGCCAAGCAGTGGGGGGAGGTCAGCGGGTCTGCACATGCCCCTCTGGCTATGGGGGTGATGGCTTCAACTGCTACGGAGACATCTTCCGG gagCTGGAGGCAAATGCCCACTTCTCTGTCTTCTACCAGTGGATCAAG AGTGCTGGCATCACTCTTCCTACCGACAGCCGAGTCACAGCCCTGGTGCCCTCTGAGTCTGCCATCCGTAGGCTGAGCCCCGAGGACCAGGCCTTCTGGCTGCAGCCAAGGATGCTACCGCACCTGGTCAG GGCCCATTTTCTCCAGGGTGCCCTCTCTGAGGAGGAGCTGGCCCGGCTGGCTGGGCAGGATGTGGCCACCCTGAGCCCCACCACACGCTGGGAGATTCACAACATCAGTGGG AGGGTCTGGGTGCAGAATGCCAGCGTGGATGTGGCTGACCTCCTTGCCACCAATGGTGTCCTACATGTCCTCAGCCAG GTCTTACTGCCTCCGAGAGGGGACGCACTGCACGGGCAGGGGTTGCTGCAGCAGCTAGACTCGGTGCCTGCCTTCCACCTCTTCCGGGAGCTGCTGCAG CACCACAGCCTGGTGCCCCAGATCGAGGCAGCCACGGCCTACACCATCTTCGTGCCCACAAACCGTTCTCTGGAGGCCCAGGGAAACAGCAGCATACTG GATGCAGACACAGTGCGACATCACGTGATCCTGGGGGAAGCCCTCTCCACAGAATCCCTGCAGAAAGGGGGACACCGCAACTCTCTCCTGGGCCCTGCCCACTGGCTCGTCTTCTACAACCATAGCGGCCAG CCTGAGGTGAACCACATGCCGCTGGAAGGCCCTGTGCTGGAGGCCCCTGGCCGCTCGTTGTTTGGCCTGTCGGGGGTCCTGACTGTGGGCTCAAGCCGCTGCCTGCATAGCCATGCCGAGTCCCTGCGG gagAAATGCATAAACTGCACCCGGAAATTCCGCTGCACTCAGGGCTTCCAGCTGGAG AACACTCCCAGGAAGAGCTGTGTCTACCGATCTGGCTACTCATTCTCCCGGGGCTGTTCTTACACTTGTGCCAAGAAGATCCAG gtGCCTGACTGCTGCCCTGGCTTCTTCGGCACGCTGTGTGAGCCGTGCCCCGGGGGACTGGGTGGTGTGTGCTCGGGCCACGGGCAGTGCCAGGACCGGCTCCTGGGCAGCGGAGAGTGCCACTGCCACGAGGGCTTCCATGGAACAGCCTGTGAGATGTGCGAGCTGGGCCGCTATGGGCCCACCTGTGCCGGAG TCTGCAACTGTGCCCATGGGCTGTGCCAGGAGGGGCTCCAAGGGGATGGAAGCTGTGTCTGTCATGCGGGCTGGCAGGGCCCCCGCTGTGACCAGA AGATCAGCGGCCCTCAATGCCCAAAGAAGTGCGATCCCAATGCCAA CTGCGTACAGGACTTGGCTACAGCCCCGGCCTGTGTCTGTGCTGCGGGCTACTCAGGCGACGGCGTCCACTGTTCAG AGGTGGACCCTTGTGCCCGTGACCACGGGGGCTGTTCCCCTCACGCCAACTGTACCAAGGTGGCGCCTGGGCAGCGGACGTGCACCTGCCAGGATGGCTACACAGGAGATGGGGAGCTGTGCCAGG AAGTTAACAGCTGTCTCATCCACCACGGGGGCTGCCACATGCATGCTGAATGTATCCCTACAGGCCCCCAGCAG GTCTCTTGCAGCTGCCGTGAGGGTTACAGTGGGGATGGCATCCGGACCTGTGAACTCCTGGACCCTTGCTCCCAG AGTAATGGAGGCTGCAGCCCCTATGCTGTGTGTAAAAGCACAGGGGATGGCCAGAGGACGTGTACCTGTGACGCAGCCCATACCGTGGGTGATGGCTTCACCTGCCGTGCCCGAGTTGGCCTG GAGCTCCTTCGGGACAGGCATGCCTCATTCTTCAGCCTCCACCTCCTG GAATACAAGGAGCTCAAGGGCGATGGGCCTTTCACAGTCTTTGTGCCTCGCGCAGATCTAATGAGCAACCTGTCGCAG GATGAGCTGGCCCGGATTCGCGCCCACCGCCAGCTTGTGTTCCGCTACCACGTGGTCGGCTGCCGGCAGCTGAGGAGCCAGGAGCTGCTGGACGAGGGCTACGTCACCACGCTCTCAGGGCACACGCTGCGCATCCACGAGAGGGAG ggcagcATCTATCTCAATGACTTCGCCCGTGTGGTGAGCAGTGACCACGAGGCTGTGAATGGCGTGCTGCACTTCATCGACCGAGTCCTGCTGCCGCCGGACGTGTTATACTGGAAGCCTGACGTTGCCCCTATCCTGCGG AGAAACGTCACCGCCGCTGCTGAGAGCTTTGGTTACAAGATCTTCAGCGGCCTCGTGAAG GTGGCTGGCCTCCTGCCTCTGCTTCAGGATGCAGCCCACAGGCCCCTCACAATGCTGTGGCCCACAGACTCTGCCCTGCAAGCCCTGCCACCTGATCGCCAGGCCTGGCTGTACCATGAAGACCACCGTGACAAGCTGGCAGCCATTCTGCGGGGCCATGTGATTCGCAACATTGAG GCCTTGGCATCTGACCTGCCCAACCTGGGCCCACTCCGCACCATGCATGGGACCCCCATCTCCTTCTCCTGCAGCCGTGTCCGGCCG GGTGAGCTCACCGTGGGTGAGGAGGATGCCCGCATCATGCAGCGGCACCTTCCCTTTGAGGGTGGCCTGGCCTATGGCATCGACCAGCTGCTGGAGCCACCTGGCCTTGGTGCCCGCTGTGACCGCTTTGAGACTCGACCTCTGCGGCTG AAGATCTGTAGCATTTGCGGGCTAGAACCGCCTTGTCCTGAGGGCTCACGGGAGCAG GGCAGTCCTGAGACCTGCTGGCGGTACTACTCAAAGTTCTGGACGTCCCCTCCACTGCACTCCTTGGCACTGCGCAGCATTTGGGCCCGGTCTAGCCTCTGGGGTCAGCCCCAAGGCCTGGGCAGGGGCTGCCACCGCAACTGTGTCACCACCACCTGGAAGCCCAGCTGCTGCCCTGGTCACTATGGCAGCGAGTGCCGAG CTTGCCCTGGTGGCGCCAGCAGCCCCTGTGGTGGCCACGGCGTGTGCATGGACGGCATGAGTGGCAGCGGGCAGTGCCAGTGCCATTCGAGGTTTACAGGGACAGCGTGTGAACTCTGTGCCTCGGGTGCCTTTGGGCCCCAGTGCCAAG CCTGCCGCTGCACCTCCCATGGCCGCTGTGACGAGGGCCTTGGGGGCTCTGGCTCCTGCTTCTGTGATGAGGGCTGGACCGGGCCAAGCTGTGAGGTGCAGCTGA AGCTGCAGCCTGTGTGTGCCCCGCCCTGTGCGCCCGAGGCCGTGTGCCGCGCGGGCAACAGCTGTGAGTGCGGCCTGGGCTATGAAGGGGATGGCCGCTCGTGCACAG TGGCGGACCTGTGCCGGGATGGGCATGGCGGCTGCAGCGAGCACGCCACCTGCAGCCAAGCAGGCACAGTGGTCACCTGCACCTGCTTGCCTGCCTACGAGGGCGACGGCTGGAGCTGCCGGGCCCGCGACCCTTGTGCAGACGGCCACCGTGGGGGCTGCAGCGAGCATGCCGACTGCTTGAACACGGGCCCG AACACGAGGCGCTGTGTGTGCCATGCTGGCTACGTGGGTGACGGACTGCAGTGTCTGGAGGAGCCTGAGCCGCCCGTGGACCGCTGCCTGGGCCAGCCACCACCCTGTCACGTGGATGCTGTGTGCACTGACCTCCACTTCCAGG agAAACAGGCTGGTGTCTTCCACCTCCAGGCCCCCAGCGGCCCTTACGGCCTAAACTTCTCAGAGGCCGAGGCAGCGTGTGGGGCCCAGGGAGCTGTTCTTGCTTCTCTCCCTCAGCTCTCTGCTGCCCAGAAG CTCGGCTTCCACCTGTGCCGTGTGGGCTGGCTGGCCAACGGCTCGGCTGCCCACCCGGTCGTCTTCCCTGCGGCAGACTGTGGTGGTGGGCAGGTGGGCGTCATCAGCCTGGGCCTCCGGAAGAACCACTCAGAGCGCTGGGACACCTACTGCTACCGCGAGCAAG ATGTGGCCTGCCGGTGCCGCCAAGGCTTTGTGGGTGATGGGACAAGCATCTGCAATGGGAAGCTGCTCGACGTACTGGCTGCCACGGCCAACTTCTCCACCTTCTATGGG ATGCTGCTTGGCTATGCCAATGCCACCCCTCGGGGTCTGGACTTCCTGGACTTCCTGGACGATGAGCTCACCTATAAGACACTCTTTGTCCCTGTTAATGAAGGCTTCGTGGACAACATG ACGCTGAGCGGCCCAGACCTGGAGCTGCATGCCTCCAACACCACCTTCCTGAGCACCAATGCCAGCCAGGATACTGTGCTCCCCGCCCACTCGGGCCTCAGCCTCTTCTTCAGTGCTGTGGGCCCTGACAACAGTTCCTGGGCCCCTGTG GCCCCAGGGGCGGTCGTGGTTAGCCACGTCGTCGTGTGGGACATCATGGCATTCAACGGCATCATCCATGCTCTGGCCAGGCCCCTCCTGGCTCCCCTACAACCT CAGGCAGCGGTGGCGCCTGAGGGTCCACCCGTGGTGGCAGGTGTGGGGGCCGTAGTGGCTGCTGGAGCACTGCTTGGCCTAGTGGCTGGGGCCTTCTACCTCCGTGCCCGAGGCCAGGCCACGGGCTTTGGCTTCTCCACCTTCCAG GCGGAAGATGATGCTGAGGATGACTTCTCTTCATGGCAGGAAGGAACCAGCCCAACCCTGGTCTCTGTTCCCAACCCCGTCTTCGGCAGCCCTGATGCCTTTTGTGAGCCCTTCGAT GACTCACTCCTGGAGGAGGACTTCCCGGACACCCAGCGGATCCTCACGGTCAAGTGA